The Salvia miltiorrhiza cultivar Shanhuang (shh) chromosome 1, IMPLAD_Smil_shh, whole genome shotgun sequence genome has a window encoding:
- the LOC131006537 gene encoding uncharacterized protein LOC131006537 — translation MYNTIHIDEKWFYLTKTKDRYYLMPDENEPYRTCKSKRFILKIMFVSSIARPIIDEQGNVLFNGKLGIFPFTNEEAAKRNSKNRSKGTMEVKPIPNITKNIMMECMNAKDNAKPHIKPDDPEFLAVANLDGFNFQLVCQPANSPDTNVNDLGFFRAIQTLKDQKPAKDVNELLKNVNEAYLGPV, via the exons ATGTATAACACTATACATATAGACGAGAAGTGGTTTTACCTAACAAAGACTAAGGATAGGTATTACCTTATGCCGGATGAGAATGAACCATATAGAACTTGCAAATCTAAGAGATTTATTCTGAAAATCATGTTTGTGTCTTCCATTGCACGCCCAATCATAGATGAACAGGGGAATGTTCTCTTTAATGGAAAATTGGGCATTTTTCCATTCACAAATGAAGAGGCAGCCAAAAGAAACTCAAAGAATAGATCCAAAGGCACTATGGAAGTAAAACCAATACCAAACATCACAAAAAACATCATGATGGAATGCATGAATGCTAAG GACAATGCGAAGCCACACATCAAACCTGATGACCCGGAGTTTCTAGCAGTTGCAAACTTAGATGGTTTCAATTTCCAACTAGTTTGCCAACCTGCGAACTCGCCGGACACCAATGTCAATGATCTTGGTTTCTTTAGAGCAATTCAAACATTGAAGGACCAGAAACCAGCTAAGGATGTCAATGAATTACTCAAAAATGTTAATGAAGCATActtagggcctgtttga
- the LOC131015608 gene encoding uncharacterized protein LOC131015608, with product MLLSHLPSAADPPRFSHDIDSSCSTPFVSAASSPAHAPPSGYFYSAPASPMHFLLSVDKIKSSPPNYDEPVFLTSDSGSFEFEFSSRFSPTGLGNGSMTSADELFFNGQIRPMKQSSHLQRPRGSCAAPFLDLYGGESASARGRDLMARGGGAKYSHRKARSMSPLRTADDYEWRGGFNAGGGAGSRDSEAKEIVESAETTPSCSASSSRSSSSGRNSKKWIFLKDLLHRSKSEGRASNKERFWSAISFSQAKERKKATSSPVLSPSSSRDEKKGGVETKKRGPKSPATGKPANGVWRRRVPPPSAHELHYTANRAQAEEMKKKTFLPYRQGLLGCLAFSSKSYGAFSGFTRNLNPISSR from the coding sequence atgcttctctctcatctcccctCTGCAGCTGACCCGCCGCGCTTCAGCCACGACATCGACAGCTCCTGCTCCACTCCTTTCGTCAGTGCTGCCTCCAGCCCCGCACATGCTCCGCCCTCCGGCTACTTTTACAGCGCTCCGGCGAGCCCCATGCATTTCCTTCTCTCTGTAGACAAAATTAAATCCTCGCCGCCGAATTACGATGAGCCTGTATTCCTCACGTCGGATTCCGGCTCCTTCGAGTTCGAGTTTTCGTCTAGGTTTTCTCCCACCGGTTTGGGCAACGGCTCGATGACCTCGGCGGACGAGCTCTTCTTCAACGGTCAGATCCGCCCGATGAAGCAGTCGTCGCATCTGCAGAGGCCGCGAGGCAGTTGTGCTGCGCCGTTTTTGGATCTGTACGGTGGCGAATCAGCAAGCGCGAGGGGCAGAGATCTGATGGCGCGCGGAGGAGGCGCCAAATACTCGCACCGCAAAGCTAGATCCATGTCGCCGCTACGCACTGCGGACGACTACGAGTGGCGAGGCGGCTTTaacgccggcggcggcgccggaaGCCGCGATAGTGAGGCAAAGGAGATCGTTGAGTCGGCCGAGACGACGCCGTCCTGCTCAGCGTCTTCGTCGCGGTCGTCGTCGTCGGGGAGGAACTCGAAGAAGTGGATATTCCTCAAGGATCTACTGCACCGGAGCAAGAGCGAAGGGAGAGCGAGCAACAAGGAGAGGTTCTGGTCGGCGATCTCGTTCTCCCAGGCGAAGGAGAGAAAGAAGGCGACCTCGTCGCCGGTGCTGTCGCCGTCTTCGTCACGCGACGAGAAGAAAGGCGGGGTTGAGACGAAAAAGAGAGGACCGAAATCTCCGGCGACCGGAAAGCCTGCAAACGGCGTGTGGAGAAGGCGAGTGCCGCCGCCGTCGGCGCACGAGCTGCATTACACCGCGAACAGAGCGCAAGCTGaggagatgaagaagaagacgtTTCTGCCGTACAGGCAAGGCCTGCTTGGGTGCCTAGCGTTTAGCTCCAAGAGCTATGGCGCATTCAGTGGATTCACCAGAAATCTGAATCCAATTTCGTCCAGGTGA